One region of Aminobacterium colombiense DSM 12261 genomic DNA includes:
- a CDS encoding DedA family protein has translation MLEAAVTWLVITIGKLGYLGIVCLMFLESSFFPFPSEVVIPPAGYLAFLGEMNLFLVIFMGILGSMLGALFNYWISLRFGRPFFQKYGRYFFISQSTLDKADVFFAQHGHISTLIGRLLPGIRQYISLPAGLSRMPLFPFCLFTAIGSGLWVAVLAFVGYWVGNNKELVSQYLHNVTILAIILCLLLGGLYVFRVKQKKSR, from the coding sequence ATGCTTGAAGCTGCAGTAACATGGCTTGTAATAACAATTGGCAAACTCGGATATTTAGGCATAGTTTGCCTCATGTTCCTTGAGTCTTCCTTTTTTCCCTTCCCCAGTGAAGTCGTAATCCCCCCTGCCGGGTATTTAGCCTTTCTAGGGGAAATGAACCTTTTTCTTGTAATTTTTATGGGTATTCTGGGAAGCATGCTCGGGGCGCTCTTTAATTACTGGATTTCCCTCCGATTTGGACGGCCATTCTTTCAGAAGTATGGACGATATTTCTTTATCAGCCAATCTACCCTGGATAAAGCTGATGTTTTTTTTGCTCAACATGGCCACATCAGCACTCTTATTGGCCGCCTGCTGCCGGGGATACGACAGTATATATCCCTCCCCGCAGGCCTTTCTCGCATGCCCCTTTTTCCTTTTTGCCTTTTCACAGCCATTGGCTCAGGCCTTTGGGTTGCTGTTCTCGCCTTTGTAGGATATTGGGTTGGAAATAATAAAGAGCTAGTCTCCCAATATCTTCATAATGTCACTATTCTGGCTATTATTCTCTGCCTTCTATTGGGAGGGCTTTATGTCTTCCGTGTGAAGCAGAAAAAATCCCGGTAG
- a CDS encoding dipeptidase, giving the protein MNSRMLRIATIAALAIFLASTLASACTTIMVGKKASVDGSVMVTHTCDGWYDNRVRIIPGETHKAGEMTPVYKEICHGTRPDKPLVEVGEIPQPEETYTYFHVGYPFMNEHQLIIGEDTWSGRDENFCDAGWMMIEQLEVFALQRAKTAREAIQVMGELAEKYGYGDGGETLTVIDKNEAWMFDICGPGPLWTPESGKPGAIWVAQRVPDDCFTVTANRSRIGEIHWDDKENFIYSSSVKDFAKEMGWWKEGEKFVFHKIYNPVPYGTPYYQQRREWRVISLLAPSLKIEEDAAEMYPLMIKPDKKISVRDLMAVKRDYLEETRFDLTQGMAAGPFGNPNRYPTPSSVRPEDKQNVDWTRAISMFRCSYSFVAQARDWLPDAIGGILWFGEDAPHSTVYMPIYAGVTSLPKSITEGKRAEFDRNSAWWAFNFVSNWADLKFSYMIKDIKEAQKAYEDEFFTYQPVVDKEAAALYKESPEKAKAYLTKYTNDSINKVVNGWWKLGWKLVGKYSDGYITYPDGKQDSVGYPTEWLKAVGFGIEESEPKK; this is encoded by the coding sequence ATGAATTCCAGGATGCTCAGGATAGCAACAATAGCGGCCCTTGCTATTTTCCTCGCCAGCACGCTGGCATCAGCGTGCACCACTATTATGGTAGGGAAAAAAGCATCTGTTGATGGATCTGTCATGGTAACTCATACGTGTGACGGCTGGTATGATAACCGTGTCAGGATCATCCCCGGCGAAACCCATAAAGCAGGAGAAATGACTCCTGTCTATAAAGAAATATGCCATGGAACCCGACCAGACAAACCCCTGGTCGAGGTTGGCGAAATTCCTCAGCCCGAAGAAACGTACACCTATTTCCACGTAGGGTATCCCTTCATGAATGAACATCAGCTCATCATAGGCGAAGATACCTGGAGCGGACGGGATGAAAACTTCTGTGACGCTGGCTGGATGATGATCGAGCAGCTTGAGGTCTTCGCCCTTCAGAGAGCAAAAACAGCTCGGGAAGCGATCCAGGTTATGGGCGAGCTTGCTGAAAAGTACGGCTATGGCGATGGCGGCGAGACTTTGACCGTTATCGACAAAAATGAAGCCTGGATGTTCGATATTTGCGGCCCCGGTCCCCTTTGGACCCCTGAAAGCGGCAAGCCCGGCGCCATATGGGTTGCCCAGCGCGTGCCCGATGATTGTTTCACCGTAACAGCCAACCGTTCCCGAATTGGCGAAATCCACTGGGATGATAAAGAGAACTTCATATATTCTTCCAGTGTAAAAGATTTCGCAAAAGAAATGGGCTGGTGGAAAGAGGGCGAAAAATTTGTTTTCCACAAAATATACAATCCCGTCCCCTATGGGACGCCTTATTACCAGCAGCGCCGCGAGTGGAGAGTCATCAGCCTTCTTGCCCCCTCCCTCAAGATCGAAGAAGATGCGGCTGAAATGTATCCTCTAATGATAAAACCTGACAAGAAGATTTCTGTAAGGGACCTTATGGCTGTGAAGCGAGATTACCTCGAGGAGACTCGCTTTGATCTCACTCAGGGAATGGCAGCCGGCCCCTTCGGAAACCCCAACCGCTACCCAACTCCTAGTAGTGTACGACCAGAAGACAAACAGAACGTTGACTGGACCCGGGCCATATCCATGTTCCGTTGCTCCTACAGCTTCGTAGCTCAAGCACGGGACTGGCTGCCCGATGCTATTGGCGGCATATTGTGGTTCGGAGAAGACGCTCCCCATTCTACAGTGTACATGCCTATTTACGCTGGCGTAACATCCCTACCCAAGAGTATTACTGAGGGAAAACGGGCCGAATTCGATAGAAACTCCGCATGGTGGGCATTCAACTTCGTCTCTAACTGGGCCGATCTCAAGTTCAGCTATATGATCAAGGACATTAAAGAAGCCCAGAAGGCTTACGAAGATGAGTTCTTCACGTACCAGCCAGTAGTAGATAAAGAAGCCGCAGCTCTTTATAAAGAGAGCCCCGAAAAGGCTAAGGCCTACCTCACGAAATACACGAACGACAGCATCAACAAGGTGGTTAACGGTTGGTGGAAATTGGGCTGGAAGCTCGTCGGCAAATATTCTGACGGATATATTACCTACCCCGACGGGAAGCAGGACTCAGTAGGGTACCCTACAGAGTGGCTTAAGGCTGTTGGTTTCGGAATAGAGGAATCCGAACCCAAGAAATAG
- a CDS encoding MATE family efflux transporter, protein MAYESSFLEKESVIRLIPKLSFPAMAGMIAQALYNVVDAIFVGRGVGMLAVAGISIAFPIQMIIMATAQVIGVGSASIISRSLGEKNRDKAEKTLGNLMGATLVFSAVVATFGLYFLEPILRLFGATDAILPFAATYMKILFLGSVFFAFSIACNNAVRAEGKAYFAMITMLISAGVNIVLDPIFIFGFGMGIQGAAIATVIAQTSSALWLGWYYIRGKSEVPFLFKNMRPNYKILHEVTAIGLSAFLRQGAASISLVVINRQLAFWGGDAAIAAMGILLRITQFAVMPVFGLVQGLLPIVGYNYGARLFCRVTTAMKLSIAISSAICTLTGSLLFFAPQLLIPLFTNNREVLPLGINASRYMAIGFPLIGFQVMASGLYQAIGKTVPALFLSLLRQVLILIPLVLFLPYFYGLLGIWTAFPISDILAAIITLVLYRKDIKRLSTLCAEKAQLNKGE, encoded by the coding sequence ATGGCTTACGAATCATCTTTTCTTGAGAAAGAATCTGTTATTCGACTGATTCCGAAGCTATCTTTCCCCGCCATGGCAGGAATGATCGCCCAGGCTCTTTATAATGTCGTGGATGCGATCTTCGTTGGGCGAGGCGTTGGGATGCTGGCCGTTGCCGGAATATCCATCGCTTTTCCCATTCAAATGATCATTATGGCAACAGCTCAAGTTATTGGAGTTGGCAGTGCCTCTATTATCTCACGAAGTCTCGGTGAAAAAAATAGGGACAAAGCAGAAAAAACTTTAGGGAATCTTATGGGCGCAACACTAGTTTTTAGTGCTGTAGTGGCAACCTTTGGACTTTATTTTCTGGAACCGATCCTTCGGCTTTTCGGAGCTACAGATGCCATTCTGCCCTTTGCAGCCACTTATATGAAAATATTGTTTCTGGGATCTGTCTTTTTTGCCTTTTCCATAGCCTGCAATAATGCCGTTCGCGCTGAAGGTAAAGCTTACTTCGCCATGATAACCATGCTCATTTCCGCAGGGGTTAACATAGTTCTTGATCCCATATTCATCTTCGGGTTTGGAATGGGCATTCAAGGAGCCGCTATTGCCACTGTCATCGCTCAGACATCTTCCGCCCTATGGCTAGGCTGGTATTACATTAGAGGGAAAAGCGAAGTTCCATTTCTGTTTAAAAACATGCGGCCCAACTATAAGATTCTGCACGAAGTGACAGCAATAGGCCTGTCCGCGTTCCTCAGACAGGGAGCCGCAAGTATTTCACTGGTGGTCATCAACCGCCAGCTTGCCTTCTGGGGTGGCGATGCTGCCATAGCTGCCATGGGGATACTCCTTCGAATAACCCAGTTTGCTGTCATGCCTGTTTTCGGCCTTGTCCAAGGGCTTCTTCCCATAGTAGGGTACAACTACGGTGCAAGACTTTTTTGCAGGGTTACTACAGCCATGAAGCTTTCTATTGCTATCTCATCAGCCATCTGTACCCTAACGGGATCTCTTCTCTTTTTTGCTCCCCAGCTACTGATCCCTCTATTCACTAACAATAGGGAGGTTCTGCCTCTTGGAATCAACGCTTCCAGATATATGGCCATCGGCTTTCCCCTTATAGGGTTTCAGGTCATGGCTTCGGGTTTGTACCAGGCCATTGGCAAGACTGTTCCTGCCCTCTTTTTATCCTTGCTTCGGCAAGTATTGATCCTTATCCCCCTCGTTCTTTTCCTTCCGTATTTTTACGGATTGCTTGGGATATGGACAGCTTTTCCCATTTCTGACATACTAGCCGCTATAATAACGCTGGTTCTTTACAGAAAGGATATAAAAAGGCTTTCAACTCTCTGCGCAGAAAAGGCACAGCTGAATAAAGGAGAATAG